In one window of Thalassotalea agarivorans DNA:
- a CDS encoding XrtA/PEP-CTERM system exopolysaccharide export protein — MDNKALTKVLSVVSFVSFMLLGCSSNPLPTATLHPSDTKEITSYKYLIGAGDVVNIFVWRNPEVSGTFVVRPDGMITTSLVEDIPASGKTPTELARSIEGILATYLRDPVVTVTVNNFVGPFSEQIRVIGEATNPRFVNYKKNMTLLDVMIQVGGLTEFADGNDAVLVRIEDGNQVQYDVFIDDLIRNGDITANVDVLPGDIIVIPETWF; from the coding sequence ATGGATAATAAAGCACTGACTAAAGTGTTGTCTGTAGTGAGTTTTGTCTCATTTATGTTGTTGGGGTGTAGCTCAAATCCGCTTCCAACTGCCACACTGCACCCTTCTGACACCAAAGAAATAACATCATACAAATACCTCATTGGCGCGGGAGATGTCGTCAATATTTTTGTATGGCGTAACCCTGAAGTATCAGGCACATTCGTGGTGCGTCCAGATGGCATGATAACAACCTCATTGGTTGAGGACATTCCTGCATCAGGAAAAACACCTACAGAACTAGCACGTTCGATAGAAGGTATCTTAGCTACTTATCTTCGTGACCCAGTTGTCACTGTTACGGTAAATAACTTTGTTGGACCATTTAGCGAACAGATCAGAGTGATAGGTGAAGCAACCAACCCACGCTTTGTTAACTACAAAAAGAACATGACCTTACTCGATGTTATGATTCAGGTCGGTGGATTAACGGAATTTGCCGACGGCAATGATGCAGTGCTTGTGCGCATAGAAGACGGCAATCAAGTGCAGTATGACGTGTTTATTGATGACCTAATTCGAAATGGAGATATCACCGCCAATGTAGATGTTCTGCCTGGCGATATCATTGTTATTCCTGAAACTTGGTTTTAA
- a CDS encoding TIGR03013 family XrtA/PEP-CTERM system glycosyltransferase: MQEKKFKDLSTASRSLLLVEFFILIGALALALFLNDQFNFVDQKQLLLSQLFVHALIFGFCHLLTALSLGLYNSKIRDNFVRLVQREVISFAIGFSILFSFALLFSWYQIAIELIALASFLAFLGILVLRYIAQKTALFGFQKRRVVVLGAGERASIIEKRMRRKVDRQGFSLLGFVPMEGDMDGGIVNEHKLSSDLSIVHYALENEINEIVIASDERRNNLPIEELFACKVRGIEITDILDFIERETGQIAVNLIYPSWVIYSSGFASPNYLRNALDWVFNASMAFVLLLFTWPFMLLTVLAIKLEEGPSASVFYHQVRVGLNGKLFKIVKFRSMREDAEKDGVKWAKTDDDRTTKVGAFIRKYRVDELPQIYNVMRGDMGFVGPRPERPEFVETLVDEIPYYNERHNVKPGLTGWAQLKYPYGATTEDAMEKLKFDLYYIKHRSFTLDLLILIRTAEVVVFGKGR, from the coding sequence ATGCAAGAAAAGAAGTTTAAGGATTTATCCACAGCGAGTAGATCACTGTTATTAGTCGAATTTTTCATACTTATCGGTGCCTTAGCTCTTGCCTTGTTTCTTAACGACCAATTCAATTTTGTTGATCAAAAACAGTTACTTTTGAGCCAACTTTTTGTTCACGCATTGATTTTTGGCTTTTGTCACCTACTTACCGCCCTGTCATTAGGTCTGTACAACTCAAAGATTAGAGATAATTTTGTCCGATTAGTGCAAAGAGAAGTTATTTCTTTTGCGATCGGCTTTTCAATATTGTTTTCCTTTGCCTTATTGTTTAGTTGGTATCAAATAGCCATAGAGCTTATTGCGCTCGCGTCCTTTTTAGCGTTTCTCGGCATTTTAGTACTGCGTTATATTGCGCAGAAGACCGCACTCTTTGGTTTTCAAAAGCGCCGTGTGGTTGTGCTTGGGGCGGGTGAACGAGCGTCAATTATTGAAAAACGTATGCGCCGCAAAGTCGATAGACAAGGTTTCAGCCTACTCGGTTTTGTACCCATGGAAGGTGATATGGACGGCGGTATCGTAAATGAACACAAACTATCAAGTGATCTATCTATCGTGCATTATGCGCTCGAAAATGAAATCAATGAGATTGTCATCGCTAGCGATGAACGCAGAAACAACCTCCCGATAGAAGAGCTTTTTGCTTGTAAAGTTCGTGGCATTGAAATTACCGATATCCTCGACTTTATTGAAAGAGAAACCGGACAAATAGCGGTCAATTTGATTTATCCAAGTTGGGTGATTTACTCGTCAGGGTTTGCCTCGCCCAACTATCTACGAAATGCCCTAGATTGGGTCTTTAATGCCAGCATGGCCTTCGTCTTGTTGTTATTTACTTGGCCGTTCATGTTACTCACGGTGCTGGCGATAAAACTGGAAGAAGGCCCCTCGGCATCCGTGTTTTATCATCAAGTTAGGGTGGGGCTAAATGGCAAACTATTTAAAATAGTGAAGTTTCGCAGCATGCGTGAAGACGCGGAGAAAGATGGTGTGAAATGGGCTAAAACTGATGATGACCGCACCACCAAAGTGGGTGCGTTTATTCGAAAATATCGTGTTGATGAATTACCACAAATCTACAATGTTATGCGCGGTGATATGGGCTTTGTCGGCCCTCGACCAGAACGCCCTGAATTCGTTGAAACGTTAGTCGATGAAATTCCATATTACAATGAGCGACACAATGTAAAACCGGGTCTAACCGGTTGGGCACAGCTAAAATACCCGTATGGTGCAACTACTGAAGATGCCATGGAAAAATTAAAATTTGATTTGTATTACATTAAGCATCGCAGTTTTACGCTAGATTTACTGATATTAATCCGCACTGCTGAAGTGGTTGTATTTGGTAAAGGGCGCTAA
- a CDS encoding polysaccharide deacetylase family protein — MSKAIKLLAKTPFLWACRPKGLYVFNYHRIGDPSSTPFDPNVFSCDVETFDKHLSFYEKHFTLLTLEQLQQKLQTQSLEDDRYACITFDDGYIDNYQSAFPLLNARGIPASFFVATDFIAQNTVPWWDEIAYLVKACLANSIDLSSLLKISSLVIDDPSLCIKQVLNSVKHDDSTTLENVLETLRNAVNSANSLEQVKQAPLFMDWTMLAEMQTAGMEIGSQTRTHRILAQLDKSEQSEEISHALAEIDAHLPVNQRFFAYPVGGKDSFNQDTISLLQHHGYPFAFSFMGGINKNDCDVFQLRRFSVDGNCSTTALKKRVLEASIALFLA, encoded by the coding sequence ATGAGCAAAGCGATTAAACTATTAGCAAAAACGCCTTTTTTGTGGGCTTGTCGGCCAAAAGGACTATATGTGTTTAATTATCATCGCATCGGTGATCCATCAAGCACACCTTTTGACCCAAATGTGTTTAGTTGCGATGTTGAAACGTTTGATAAACACCTTAGTTTTTATGAGAAACACTTTACCTTACTAACGTTAGAGCAGTTGCAGCAGAAGTTGCAAACCCAATCGCTAGAAGATGATAGATATGCCTGTATCACCTTTGACGACGGCTACATTGACAATTATCAATCCGCTTTTCCATTATTAAACGCACGTGGTATACCAGCAAGTTTCTTCGTAGCAACTGATTTTATCGCTCAAAATACTGTACCTTGGTGGGACGAAATTGCGTATTTAGTGAAAGCTTGCCTTGCAAATAGTATCGATTTGTCGTCGCTACTTAAGATCTCGTCCTTAGTCATTGACGACCCCTCCTTGTGTATCAAACAAGTACTAAACAGTGTTAAGCATGACGATTCCACTACTTTAGAAAACGTTCTAGAGACCCTGCGAAACGCGGTTAACAGTGCTAATAGCCTAGAACAAGTCAAACAAGCACCACTGTTTATGGATTGGACTATGTTGGCTGAGATGCAAACAGCTGGTATGGAAATCGGCTCACAAACTCGCACTCATCGTATTTTGGCGCAGTTAGATAAATCAGAGCAATCTGAAGAAATTTCACACGCATTAGCAGAAATAGATGCTCACTTACCTGTGAATCAACGATTCTTTGCTTACCCGGTAGGTGGTAAAGACAGTTTTAATCAGGACACAATTTCCCTGTTACAGCACCATGGCTATCCTTTTGCCTTCAGTTTTATGGGGGGCATTAATAAAAACGACTGCGATGTCTTTCAGCTTAGACGCTTTTCAGTAGACGGTAATTGCTCAACCACGGCACTTAAAAAACGTGTATTAGAAGCATCTATTGCGCTCTTTTTAGCTTAG
- a CDS encoding glycosyltransferase family 2 protein, with protein sequence METLLWLSIGLLVYSYLLYPFVLLVCSKLFNKSKTWCKNAQHLPDITVIISAFNEQSCIADRIKNLNHIDYPQHKIKLLVGSDGSTDDTNEILLALAKTTENLQVELFSQNRGKMSVLNDLIAKATTDIVVMSDANTEFAEDALIELTQPFVDENIGAVCGELVLYNAGCERNQDDKYWQYERFLKKHESNLNALLGANGAIYAFRKALYVPLAHDTIVDDFQIALHVRKQKQVVVYQQRALAFEEIAPDLSAEGQRRVRIGRGNYQAFFRMPWLLNPANGFLFFSYVSHKVLRWFAPHLMLIAIVTNVLLATTPFYVALLALQVLFYVLAFIGINLPTHSIAKQPIIKIIAFFTAMNVSLLKGFIQYFTTKSSGAWQRTVR encoded by the coding sequence ATGGAAACGCTTTTGTGGCTGTCCATTGGTTTACTGGTATACAGTTACTTACTATATCCGTTTGTATTATTGGTTTGCAGTAAGCTCTTTAACAAGAGCAAAACATGGTGTAAAAACGCACAACATTTGCCTGATATTACCGTCATTATTTCTGCATTCAATGAACAATCTTGCATAGCAGACAGAATCAAAAATCTAAATCACATAGACTACCCACAGCATAAAATTAAACTGCTTGTCGGCTCCGATGGCAGCACAGATGATACCAATGAAATATTACTAGCGCTTGCCAAAACCACTGAAAATTTACAGGTCGAATTGTTCTCTCAAAACAGAGGGAAGATGAGCGTACTCAATGATCTCATTGCTAAAGCCACTACCGATATAGTGGTCATGAGCGACGCTAATACTGAGTTTGCTGAAGATGCGTTAATAGAATTGACACAACCTTTTGTTGATGAAAATATCGGTGCAGTTTGTGGAGAGCTTGTACTATATAACGCTGGCTGTGAACGCAACCAAGATGACAAGTATTGGCAATACGAGCGCTTTTTAAAGAAACACGAATCTAATTTGAATGCGCTACTTGGAGCCAATGGCGCAATCTATGCTTTTAGAAAAGCGCTTTACGTGCCGCTTGCCCACGACACCATTGTTGATGATTTTCAAATCGCCCTGCACGTTCGCAAACAAAAACAAGTTGTCGTTTATCAACAACGAGCCTTAGCCTTTGAAGAAATTGCGCCAGATTTGAGTGCGGAAGGACAACGCAGAGTGCGTATTGGGCGTGGTAACTACCAAGCGTTTTTTCGTATGCCCTGGTTACTCAACCCTGCAAATGGTTTTCTTTTTTTCAGCTATGTCAGTCATAAGGTGCTGCGCTGGTTTGCACCACATTTAATGCTTATTGCAATTGTCACAAACGTATTGCTCGCTACAACGCCTTTTTACGTTGCGCTGTTAGCGCTACAAGTGCTGTTTTATGTGCTTGCGTTTATCGGTATCAATCTGCCGACACACAGCATAGCTAAGCAACCAATCATAAAAATAATCGCCTTTTTCACCGCGATGAATGTATCGTTGCTCAAGGGCTTTATTCAATATTTTACAACAAAGAGCAGTGGCGCATGGCAAAGGACAGTACGATGA
- a CDS encoding serine O-acetyltransferase has protein sequence MIWTDLKRKQAIYMADGSNASMLRIFMSDGTSAMCLYRTMRFFKQIKLSPVAYLVAWLNKFLNGCVIGINAHFDEGFVIMHPNGVIINSKVQGGKNVTLESGVVIGDNRGRSPTLQDNVFVGSGAKIIGEVIIENNVDIGANAVVTKDAPARSVMLGIPAVAKLKDKQ, from the coding sequence ATGATTTGGACAGATTTAAAACGCAAACAAGCTATTTACATGGCAGACGGTTCAAACGCCAGTATGTTGCGAATATTTATGTCAGACGGTACATCAGCGATGTGTTTATATCGAACGATGCGGTTTTTTAAACAAATCAAATTATCGCCAGTTGCTTACTTAGTTGCTTGGCTAAACAAGTTTTTAAATGGCTGCGTCATTGGCATAAATGCTCATTTCGACGAAGGCTTCGTCATTATGCATCCTAATGGCGTTATCATTAATTCAAAGGTACAAGGCGGTAAAAATGTTACGCTTGAAAGCGGTGTCGTTATTGGCGACAACAGAGGTCGCTCACCCACATTACAGGATAATGTTTTTGTCGGCTCTGGCGCCAAAATAATCGGTGAAGTTATTATAGAAAACAATGTTGATATTGGTGCAAACGCTGTCGTTACCAAAGATGCACCAGCTCGCAGTGTTATGCTAGGTATTCCTGCAGTAGCCAAGTTAAAGGATAAACAGTAA